The Aquitalea magnusonii region TGTCATCCCGCTGCTGCCTGCCGTTTTTGTGCTGCGCTGTGCCAGCGTACCAGGTGCAAAGCGGGCCGGATGAAGCTGCGGTAAATGGTGCGCCGCAACTACAACATGGGGGCTGATGGCACTGTCGCGGTGCATTGTGCGCTGCAATAAGCAGGGAATGGCGGGCATCGCGCACCAGTGTGTGGTTTTTTTCTGCGTCCATGTAGTTGAAATCTTACATTTTTTGCGTTTTCCGCTTCCACCGGATTGCGGGCTCTGCTATAAGTTCTCCGCATTGCTGAGTACGTTTTAGCGTTTGATCAACAGCCGCCTGCCGCGCAACACCGCTGCCTTGGCAGGCAGCCTGAAGAAAGACAGGACATGAGCCGAGTTTTGCTGATCGGTAGCATCAATATGGACCTGGTGGTGGAGGCGGACAGCTTCCCGCGTCAGGGTGAAACCCTGTTTGGTCGCCGCTTTGCCACCTATCCGGGTGGCAAGGGTGCCAATCAGGCGGTGGCTGCCGCCAGGCTGGGGGCGGAGGTGAGCCTGATCGCCTGTGTCGGCCAGGATGCTTTTGGCGCAGAGCTGCTGGCCGGCCTGCAGGCTGAAGGGATAGACACCCGCTGGGTACAGCAGGTGGCAGGTGCTACCGGCATGGCCAGCATCACGCTGGCGGGCGGCGACAATGCCATCATGGTGGTGCCAGGTGCCAATCATGCGGTTTCCCCCGCGCAGCTGGATGCCGCCGAAGCGGCCTTTGCCCAGGCCGATGTGGTACTGGCCCAATTGGAAGTGCCGCTGGCGACAGTGGAGCATGCCGCCATGCTGGCAGCCCGCCACGGCAAGCCTTTCATTCTGAATCCGGCCCCGGCACAGCCCTTGCCGGCGGGCTTGCTGCAGCAGGTTTCCCTGTTGACCCCCAATGAATACGAGCTGGCGGTGGCGCTGGGTAGCCAGCAGCCATGGCAACAACTGCTGGCCAGCCGCCCGGCAGGCATCGTGATGACCCAGGGCAGCCTGGGGGCCAGTTATGTCGATGCCGACGGGGTGTTGCGCCAGGTGCGCGGCTTTCCTGTCATGGCGGTGGATAGCACTGGTGCCGGTGATACCTTCAACGGTGCGTTGGCGGCCTTCTGGTCGCTGGGTTTGGCCGAAGCCGTGCGCCGTGCCAATGCGGCAGCCGCGCTGTCGGTTACCCGGCATGGCGCACAAGGCGGCATGCCCACCTTGGCGGCCCTGCAACAATTTCTGGGACAACAAGCATGAAAAAGCTGGGACATCTGAACCGCGACATCGCCCGCGTGCTGGCCGGCATGGGCCATACCGACAGTCTGGTGATCGCGGACTGCGGCCTGCCGATTCCGCCCGGTGTAGAGTGCATTGATCTGGCGCTGGCGCTGGGCGAACCCGGCTTTGCCCGCGTGCTGGACACCGTGCTGGCGGATTTCCAATGTGAGCGCGCCGTATTTGCCGATGAGTGTCGCAGTCATAATCCGGCGGTGCTGGATATTGCCGCCGGTTTGATGCAGCACGGCGTGGCGGTGGATTTTGTCAGCCACGCGCAATTCAAGCAGCGCTGCCAGGAGGCCAAGGTCATCATCCGTACTGGTGAATGCACTCCTTATGCCAATGTGATCCTGCATTCCGGCGTGATTTTCTGAGGACCTGACCATGAATGTCGTCATGCAGGGCATCAGCAAGGCTTTTGGCCCGGTCCGGGTGCTGGAAGAAGTTGACTTCGCCATCGCCGGGGGAGAAATCCATGCCTTGATGGGGGAGAACGGCGCCGGCAAATCCACGCTGATGAAAATCCTCAGCGGGGTGTACCGCAGCGATGCCGGCAGCATCGTGATTGACGGCAAGGCGGTGGACATCCGCTCCACCCGTCAGGCCGAAGCTTGCGGCATTGCCATCATCCACCAGGAGCTGAACCTGATTCCGCAACTGTCGGTGATGGAAAACCTGTTTCTTGGCCGCGAACCGTCCCGCTTTGGCGTGATTGACAGCGCCCGCATGCGGCGCGAGGCGCAGGCGCAGTTGGCGGCGCTGGGGGCCAGCGGCATCGACCCTGAAGCCGAAGCCGGCAGCCTGTCCATCGGTCAGCAGCAGATGGTGGAAATTGCCAAGGCGCTGGCCATGGATGCGCGCCTGCTGATCATGGACGAGCCCACTGCGGCACTGACCGAGCGCGAGATCGATACCTTGTTTGGCCTGATGCAGACGCTGAAGGCGCGGGGCGTGGCCATTGTGTATGTATCGCACCGCATGGAAGAAATCTTCCGCATCTGCGACAAGATCAGCGTGTTGCGCGATGGCCGCTTTGTGGGTGAGCGGGTGATTGCCCGTACCGATTTTGATGAAGTGGTGCGCATGATGGTGGGACGCGAGATTGGCGACCGCTTCCCGCGCCGCAGTGTGCAGCCGGGGGCAGTACGCCTGCAGGTGGACGGACTGGCTGACGAGCATCATGTACGCGACATCAGCTTTGCCGTGCGCGCAGGCGAGGTGCTGGGGGTGGCCGGGCTGATGGGGGCGGGGCGTAGTGAAATCCTCAAGACCCTGTTTGGCCTGAACCGCCGCCGCGCCGGTACGGTGCTGCTGGACGGACAGGCTGTCAGCTTGCACAGTCCGGGCGCAGCCATTGCCGCTGGCCTCGCCTTTGTAACGGAAGACCGCAAGAGCCAGGGCCTGGTGCTGGGCATGTCGCTGCGCGAAAACGCCACCCTGGTGCATCTGCCGCAGTACGCCCGGCTGGGCGTGGTATCAGACGCGGCCGAGCAGCAGGCGGTGGCCGGCTTGATCGAGCAATTGCGCATCCGCACCCGCGACGCCGAGCTGGAAGTGAAGTCGCTGTCCGGTGGCAATCAGCAAAAAGTGGTGTTTGCCAAATGGCTGGCCCAGCCGCCCAAGGTGTTGTTGCTGGACGAACCTACCCGTGGGGTGGACGTGGGCGGCAAGGCCGAGATTTATCACATCATCAACCAACTGGCTGCGGCGGGTGTGGCCATCGTGATGGTGTCGTCGGAATTGCCGGAAGTGATGGCCATGAGCAACCGTATCCTGGTCATCCATGAAGGCAGGCAAACCGGCCTGTTTGAGGCCGCCGAGGCAACGCAGGAGCGCATCATGGCCGCCGCCACCGGCACGGCGCATGCTGCCTGAACAAGAGCAAGGGAATAAATAATGACTCCAAAACAAAAAGCCACCCTGCAAAAGCTGGGGCCTTTCATCGCCCTGGTGCTGGTGTCGGTGGGGCTGGCCGTACTCAGCCCGGACTTTCTGACCGTGGCCAACCTGCTGAACGTGATGCGGCAGGTGTCCATCAATGCGCTGATTGCCTTTGGCATGACGCTGGTGATCCTGCTGGGCGGCATCGACCTGTCAGTGGGTTCCATCCTGGCACTGTCTTCGGTGGGCATTGCCACGCTGATCCAGTCCGGCGTCGATCCCTTGCTGGCCACGCTGCTGGGGGTGATAGGCGGCGGTGTGATGGGCCTGCTCAACGGCCTGGTGGTGAGCAAGGGCAAGGTGGCACCGTTTATCGCCACCCTGGCCTCGATGACCATTCTGCGTGGTTTGGCGCTGGTGGTGTCCGGCGGCAGCCCGATCACCGGCTTCAACAGCGATCTGTTCTCCATGCTGGGCGGCGGCTATGTGGCCGGGCTGATTCCGATTCCGGTGGTGTGGATGCTGATCATGTTCGGCCTGTTTGCCTTCCTGCTGAAGAAAACCGTATTTGGCCGCCATGTGTATGCCACCGGTGGCAATGAGGAAGCCGCCCGTCTGTCCGGGGTGAAGGTGGATCAGATCAAGCTGTGGGTCTATACCATTTCCGGTGCCATGTCGGCCATGGCCGGGGTGGTGCTTACCTCGCGGCTGAACTCGGCCCAGCCTACCGCTGGCAGCGGCTACGAGCTGGATGCCATCGCCGCCGTGGTGCTGGGCGGCACCAGCCTGACCGGTGGCCGTGGCTGGATTTTTGGCACGCTGATGGGGGCGCTGTTGATTGGTGTGCTGAACAATGGTCTTAACCTGCTGGGTGTATCTTCCTTCTACCAGCAGGTGATCAAGGGTGTCGTGATTCTGCTGGCGGTACTGATCGACCGCAGCGGCAAGAAATAGAACACAGGAAAGGCTCTGACCGGGGCCGTTTAACGCAACGTAGTCAATATCAGGGAGACTCACCATGAATCGCATTCTTCACCCGCTGCTGGCCAGCATGTTGGTGTTCGGCATTGCCGCCTGCTCCAAGCAAGGCCCGGATAGCGCAGCCCCCGCTGCTGCCAGCGCCCCGGCCGCTGCCGCTGATGGCAAGCTGACCGTCGGCCTGGCTGTTTCCACCCTCAACAACCCCTTCTTCGTGTCGCTGCGCAAGGGCGCGGAAGATGAAGCCAAGAAAGAGGGCGTCAACCTGATTACCGTGGATGCCCAGGACGACCCGGCCAAGCAGCAGGCCAGCGTGGAAGACCTGATCCAGAAAAAGGTGAATGTCATCCTGATCAACCCGACTGATTCCTCCGCCGTGGCCAATGTGGTGAAGGAAGCCACCGGCAAGGGCATCAAGGTGGTGTCGCTGGACCGTAGCGTGAACGGGGCCGAAGTCAGCGCCCACATTGCCTCGGATAACGTGGCGGGCGGCAAGATGGCCGGTGAGTACCTGCTGGAAAAACTGGGTGGCAAGGGCCGTATCGTTGAACTGGAAGGCATTGCCGGCTCCTCCGCCGCCCGTGAACGTGGCGAAGGCTTCCACAAGGTGGTGGATGGCAAGGCCGAGGTGAAACTGCTGGCCAAGCAACCGGCAGACTTCGACCGCGCCAAGGGCCTGTCGGTGATGGAAAACATCATCCAGGGCAACAAGGACATCCAGGGCGTGTTTGCCCACAACGACGAAATGGCACTGGGCGCGCTCAAGGCCATTCAGGCGGCTGGCCTGAAAAACGTGGTGGTGGTGGGCTTTGATGCCACTGCCGACGCCGTTGCCGCCGTCAAGGCCGGCACCTTGGCTGCCACCGTGCAGCAGCAGCCTGAGCTGATCGGCCAGTATGGCATCCAGACCGCCAAGAAACTGGCCTCCGGTCAGAGCGTGGACAAGTTCATCCCGGTGCCGCTGAACCTGATCAAGCAGTAAGCGGGAAACCATGCCGCGCACAGCTTGTTTTGCGCTGAGCACTGAGTGTTGAAAACCCGTCTCGCTTTCCGCAAGGAAAGCGAGACTCCCTGCTTCGACCAGCAAGGCCAGGGCGGGGAGATCGGGCATAGGCAGGAAGGCTGCGTAAGCAATCGGTGCGTACAGAGGCCCGGCTTTGCCGGGTTCTGTGCAATCGCAGCAATATTATGGCTGGCCGCCGGCTTGTAATACAATCGCTACATGCGCGCCAACCACTGCTGCTGCCAAGGCTGGCGGGGGTTGCCGCCATCTTGTTAACCCCTTACAGGAAGGGCTTTCGTGACTGCCTACAAGCGCCTCACCATCGATGACATTGCCAGTCTGGCCGGCGTATCCCGCACCACGGCCAGCATGGTGCTCAATGGTCATGCCGAGCGATATCGCATTTCGCCGGCCACGGTGGAGCGGGTGGAAAAGGTGGCGCGGGAGCATCATTTCAATCCTTCCCAGTCGGCACGTTCGCTGCGCAGCAAACGCAGCAACAGCATCGGGCTGGTGATTCCGGATTTGACCAACTCGGCCCATGCCGCGCTGGCCCAGGCCATGGAAAACCTGTGCCGCGAGCGCGATTACCAACTGGTGCTGGTGACCAGCGATGAAGACCCGCAGCGCGAAGCGGAGGGCATTGCCCATCTGGTGGCGCGCCAGGTGGATGGGATGGCGGTAGTGCCGTGCAGCAGCGATGCCGCGCTGTACCAGC contains the following coding sequences:
- a CDS encoding ABC transporter permease codes for the protein MTPKQKATLQKLGPFIALVLVSVGLAVLSPDFLTVANLLNVMRQVSINALIAFGMTLVILLGGIDLSVGSILALSSVGIATLIQSGVDPLLATLLGVIGGGVMGLLNGLVVSKGKVAPFIATLASMTILRGLALVVSGGSPITGFNSDLFSMLGGGYVAGLIPIPVVWMLIMFGLFAFLLKKTVFGRHVYATGGNEEAARLSGVKVDQIKLWVYTISGAMSAMAGVVLTSRLNSAQPTAGSGYELDAIAAVVLGGTSLTGGRGWIFGTLMGALLIGVLNNGLNLLGVSSFYQQVIKGVVILLAVLIDRSGKK
- a CDS encoding sugar ABC transporter ATP-binding protein, encoding MNVVMQGISKAFGPVRVLEEVDFAIAGGEIHALMGENGAGKSTLMKILSGVYRSDAGSIVIDGKAVDIRSTRQAEACGIAIIHQELNLIPQLSVMENLFLGREPSRFGVIDSARMRREAQAQLAALGASGIDPEAEAGSLSIGQQQMVEIAKALAMDARLLIMDEPTAALTEREIDTLFGLMQTLKARGVAIVYVSHRMEEIFRICDKISVLRDGRFVGERVIARTDFDEVVRMMVGREIGDRFPRRSVQPGAVRLQVDGLADEHHVRDISFAVRAGEVLGVAGLMGAGRSEILKTLFGLNRRRAGTVLLDGQAVSLHSPGAAIAAGLAFVTEDRKSQGLVLGMSLRENATLVHLPQYARLGVVSDAAEQQAVAGLIEQLRIRTRDAELEVKSLSGGNQQKVVFAKWLAQPPKVLLLDEPTRGVDVGGKAEIYHIINQLAAAGVAIVMVSSELPEVMAMSNRILVIHEGRQTGLFEAAEATQERIMAAATGTAHAA
- the rbsD gene encoding D-ribose pyranase, which translates into the protein MKKLGHLNRDIARVLAGMGHTDSLVIADCGLPIPPGVECIDLALALGEPGFARVLDTVLADFQCERAVFADECRSHNPAVLDIAAGLMQHGVAVDFVSHAQFKQRCQEAKVIIRTGECTPYANVILHSGVIF
- the rbsK gene encoding ribokinase, with protein sequence MSRVLLIGSINMDLVVEADSFPRQGETLFGRRFATYPGGKGANQAVAAARLGAEVSLIACVGQDAFGAELLAGLQAEGIDTRWVQQVAGATGMASITLAGGDNAIMVVPGANHAVSPAQLDAAEAAFAQADVVLAQLEVPLATVEHAAMLAARHGKPFILNPAPAQPLPAGLLQQVSLLTPNEYELAVALGSQQPWQQLLASRPAGIVMTQGSLGASYVDADGVLRQVRGFPVMAVDSTGAGDTFNGALAAFWSLGLAEAVRRANAAAALSVTRHGAQGGMPTLAALQQFLGQQA
- the rbsB gene encoding ribose ABC transporter substrate-binding protein RbsB is translated as MNRILHPLLASMLVFGIAACSKQGPDSAAPAAASAPAAAADGKLTVGLAVSTLNNPFFVSLRKGAEDEAKKEGVNLITVDAQDDPAKQQASVEDLIQKKVNVILINPTDSSAVANVVKEATGKGIKVVSLDRSVNGAEVSAHIASDNVAGGKMAGEYLLEKLGGKGRIVELEGIAGSSAARERGEGFHKVVDGKAEVKLLAKQPADFDRAKGLSVMENIIQGNKDIQGVFAHNDEMALGALKAIQAAGLKNVVVVGFDATADAVAAVKAGTLAATVQQQPELIGQYGIQTAKKLASGQSVDKFIPVPLNLIKQ